From the genome of Pseudomonadota bacterium, one region includes:
- a CDS encoding ATP-binding cassette domain-containing protein, whose amino-acid sequence MSDELSAVPVIQLFGVSKRYGVVAALDDVSLQVARGTLMLLTGASGAGKTTLLRTIFAAEQPDAGQVVIAGRNIARLRASSIPFLRRNVGVVFQDFRLLRECSVARNVALPLEIQGLSRRVVRERSQAVLAAVGLERAADTAAGALSGGEQQRVAIARALIAQPTIILADEPTGNLDPVWTLVVLSLLQEAARAGTTVIVATHDPLLIDRAGDAQLLRLEAGRVIELRYPVEDAPGGEEGAETPPPASAEGSGLGPVAPWFEAVPSA is encoded by the coding sequence ATGAGCGATGAGCTGTCGGCGGTGCCGGTGATTCAGCTCTTTGGCGTGAGCAAGCGCTACGGCGTGGTCGCGGCGCTCGACGATGTCTCGCTGCAGGTCGCGCGCGGCACGCTGATGCTGCTCACGGGCGCCAGCGGCGCGGGTAAGACGACGCTCCTCCGCACGATCTTCGCCGCGGAACAGCCGGACGCCGGGCAGGTGGTGATCGCCGGTCGCAATATCGCGCGGCTGCGTGCCAGCTCGATCCCCTTCCTGCGGCGCAACGTTGGCGTGGTCTTCCAGGATTTTCGGCTGCTGCGCGAGTGCAGCGTGGCGCGAAATGTGGCCCTTCCGTTGGAGATCCAGGGGCTGTCGCGCAGGGTCGTGCGCGAGCGCAGCCAGGCGGTGCTGGCCGCCGTCGGCCTCGAGCGAGCGGCCGACACGGCTGCCGGGGCCCTCTCCGGCGGTGAGCAGCAGCGGGTGGCGATCGCGCGCGCGCTGATCGCGCAGCCGACGATTATCCTCGCCGATGAGCCGACCGGTAACCTCGACCCGGTTTGGACGCTGGTGGTGCTCTCGCTGCTGCAGGAGGCGGCGCGGGCGGGCACGACGGTGATCGTCGCGACGCACGATCCGCTGTTGATCGATCGCGCCGGCGATGCCCAGCTCTTGCGCCTCGAGGCCGGGCGTGTGATCGAGCTGCGCTACCCGGTGGAAGACGCGCCGGGCGGCGAGGAGGGGGCGGAGACGCCGCCGCCGGCGAGCGCCGAGGGCAGCGGGCTGGGGCCGGTCGCGCCCTGGTTCGAGGCGGTACCCTCGGCATGA
- a CDS encoding peptidoglycan DD-metalloendopeptidase family protein produces the protein MRGHRGRGRRSLALVVLALLSVGPPPSAQGGAGLTGLLRRETTTLAALEGLTEQAVQQQATLEQLDARRQLIDVELGETRRRLMALTQRSAERRLQLAQRLRALYELSAGGQLRLLLEDQRPGAFLLKSAAVHYLLERDARELALYARERRQLARQQQALAEQQRKQRALSAALRQGQEEAERLRQAHRSSLTRIRRTRQARQALRSELSLAQRALLRKVAQLDSRLERAGGFAARRGHLPVPVEAPLAAGAAGTATAAGAASAAVGPTVGRGALVFAPARGAPVRVVHGGVVRVAQTLPGYGQLVLVDHGEGYYTLYGYLTQLAVEAGQRVFRGAAVGRAGLDPLSGDPAAYFELRHRELLLDARQWLRP, from the coding sequence ATGAGGGGGCACCGCGGCCGAGGGCGGCGCAGCCTCGCTCTCGTCGTCCTCGCGTTGCTGTCGGTCGGACCCCCGCCGAGCGCCCAGGGTGGCGCGGGCCTGACGGGGCTGTTGCGCCGCGAGACGACGACGCTGGCGGCGTTGGAGGGCCTCACGGAGCAGGCCGTGCAGCAGCAAGCCACGCTCGAGCAGCTCGACGCGCGGCGTCAGCTCATCGACGTCGAGCTCGGAGAAACGCGCCGGCGCCTCATGGCGCTCACGCAGCGCAGCGCCGAGCGCCGCCTCCAGCTCGCCCAGCGCCTGCGCGCGCTCTATGAGCTCAGCGCGGGAGGCCAGCTCCGCTTGCTGCTCGAGGATCAGCGCCCTGGCGCGTTCCTGCTCAAGTCGGCCGCGGTCCACTACCTGCTCGAGCGCGACGCGCGCGAGCTGGCACTCTATGCGCGCGAGCGGCGTCAGCTCGCGCGGCAGCAGCAGGCGCTGGCCGAGCAACAGCGCAAGCAGCGCGCGCTGAGCGCGGCGCTGCGCCAGGGTCAGGAGGAGGCGGAGCGGCTGCGCCAGGCCCATCGCAGCTCGCTGACGCGCATCCGCCGCACGCGGCAGGCGCGGCAGGCGCTGCGCAGCGAGCTCTCGCTGGCCCAGCGCGCGCTGCTGCGGAAGGTCGCCCAGCTCGATTCGCGGCTCGAGCGCGCGGGGGGCTTCGCCGCGCGTCGCGGGCATCTCCCGGTCCCGGTCGAGGCGCCCCTGGCTGCCGGCGCTGCCGGCACCGCCACCGCCGCTGGTGCCGCGTCAGCCGCGGTGGGCCCGACGGTGGGGCGCGGTGCGCTGGTCTTCGCGCCGGCGCGCGGCGCGCCTGTGCGCGTGGTCCACGGCGGGGTCGTGCGCGTCGCGCAGACCTTGCCGGGCTATGGTCAGCTCGTGCTGGTCGACCACGGCGAGGGGTACTACACGCTCTACGGCTATCTGACCCAGCTCGCCGTCGAAGCCGGGCAGCGCGTCTTTCGCGGTGCGGCCGTCGGGCGAGCGGGTCTCGACCCGCTCAGCGGTGACCCCGCCGCCTATTTCGAGCTGCGCCATCGCGAGCTGCTCTTGGACGCTCGGCAGTGGCTGCGGCCTTGA
- a CDS encoding helix-turn-helix domain-containing protein translates to MSEDQVLTIKDIAAILKLAEKTVYSMAQDGELPAFKVRGQWRIRKLDFEKWMAEQAAAPRRDRDRDGSQGDR, encoded by the coding sequence ATGAGCGAAGACCAAGTCCTCACCATCAAAGACATCGCGGCGATTCTCAAGCTTGCTGAGAAGACCGTGTACTCGATGGCCCAAGACGGTGAGCTGCCGGCGTTCAAGGTCCGGGGCCAGTGGCGGATACGCAAACTCGACTTTGAAAAGTGGATGGCCGAGCAGGCTGCAGCGCCCCGCCGCGACCGTGACCGCGATGGCAGTCAGGGGGATCGCTGA
- a CDS encoding vitamin B12-dependent ribonucleotide reductase has translation MLEKRVEITTLKSEPPTTLQPRQTGLRLERHFTDGQVHPFDTLEWESRDAVISAGSGEVVFEQRGVEAPKSWSQMATNVVVQKYFRGAVGTPQRETSVRQLIGRVVDTIARWGREQRYFANEETARIFSDELAHLLVTQRAAFNSPVWFNVGVEAHPQCSACFINSVDDTMESIMTLVKTEGMLFKYGSGTGTNFSALRSSNELLGGGGQASGPVSFMRGYDAFAGVIKSGGKTRRAAKMVILNVDHPDIMEFIESKAHEERKAWSLIDSGYDGSFNGEAYNSVFFQNANHSVRVTDAFMQAVANDEAWELRAVTSGKVVRTLPAREVMRALVGAAHQCGDPGMQFHSTINDWHTCPNTAPINASNPCSEYMFLDDSACNLASLNLRKFQQADGSLDVEAFRHAVRIVILAQEILVDNSQYPTPRITENSHKFRPLGLGYANLGALLMSRGLPYDSEAGRAVAAAITALMHGEANRVSALIAADRGPFEGAAINRQPMLRVMQKHRAQLDRIDAAYVPYELMETTRRAWDEVIELGGKHGFRNAQVTVLAPTGTIAFMMDCDTTGVEPDIALVKYKKLVGGGMLKIVNNTVPEALRRLGYAEHETRQIIDFIDAHDGIEGAPSIKEEHLPVFDCAFPAPKGKRTINYLGHVRMMAAVQPFLSGAISKTVNMPHDCTPADIEDAYLQAWRLGLKALAVYRDGCKRTQPLSTKRDEQPAAETATVSGKLDPRTEAKGPPQAVRHRLPAERRSLTHKFSIGGHEGYLTVGMYEDGRPGEIFIRMAKEGSTISGLVDSFATAISLALQHGVPIKLLVDKFAHTRFEPSGWSDNKKISYAKSIMDYIFRWLDLKFPEGHYADQQTLPGIDVESKHAPLIEQVAGRALDPADDSLGQDQGGLLRIPSTQMSMLYAAHSAPPCSECGSIEMVPNGTCYKCLNCGSTSGCS, from the coding sequence ATGCTGGAAAAGAGGGTCGAGATCACCACCCTGAAGTCCGAGCCGCCAACGACACTTCAGCCGCGCCAGACCGGCCTGCGGCTCGAGCGCCATTTCACGGACGGCCAGGTGCATCCCTTCGACACCCTCGAGTGGGAGTCGCGCGACGCGGTGATCAGCGCCGGATCGGGCGAGGTGGTCTTCGAACAACGCGGCGTCGAAGCGCCTAAGAGCTGGTCGCAGATGGCCACCAACGTGGTGGTGCAGAAGTATTTCCGCGGCGCCGTCGGCACGCCCCAGCGCGAGACCAGCGTGCGGCAGTTGATCGGCCGCGTGGTCGACACCATCGCCCGCTGGGGACGCGAGCAGCGCTACTTCGCCAACGAAGAAACGGCGCGGATCTTCTCCGACGAGCTGGCCCACCTGCTGGTGACGCAGCGGGCCGCCTTCAACAGCCCCGTCTGGTTCAATGTCGGCGTCGAGGCACATCCGCAGTGCTCCGCCTGCTTCATCAACTCGGTCGACGACACGATGGAGTCGATCATGACGCTGGTGAAGACGGAGGGCATGCTCTTCAAGTACGGCTCCGGCACCGGCACGAACTTCTCGGCGCTGCGCAGCTCTAACGAGCTGCTGGGCGGCGGGGGACAGGCCTCGGGCCCCGTGTCGTTCATGCGCGGCTACGACGCCTTCGCCGGCGTGATCAAATCGGGCGGCAAGACGCGCCGCGCCGCCAAGATGGTGATCCTCAACGTCGACCATCCAGACATCATGGAGTTCATCGAGTCCAAGGCGCACGAGGAGCGCAAGGCCTGGTCCTTGATCGACTCCGGCTACGACGGGTCGTTCAATGGCGAGGCCTACAATTCGGTGTTCTTCCAGAACGCCAACCATAGCGTCCGCGTCACCGATGCCTTCATGCAGGCCGTGGCCAATGACGAGGCGTGGGAGCTGCGCGCCGTCACCAGCGGCAAGGTCGTACGCACCCTGCCCGCCCGCGAGGTGATGCGCGCGCTGGTCGGCGCGGCGCACCAATGCGGCGATCCGGGCATGCAGTTCCACTCGACGATCAACGATTGGCATACCTGCCCCAACACGGCGCCGATCAACGCGTCGAATCCGTGCTCGGAGTACATGTTTCTCGACGACTCGGCCTGCAACCTGGCGAGCCTCAACCTGCGCAAGTTCCAGCAGGCCGACGGCTCCCTCGACGTCGAGGCCTTTCGCCATGCCGTGCGCATCGTGATCCTGGCGCAGGAGATCCTCGTCGATAACAGCCAGTATCCGACGCCGCGGATCACGGAGAACAGCCACAAGTTCCGCCCGCTCGGCCTCGGCTACGCCAACCTCGGCGCGCTGCTGATGAGCCGCGGGCTGCCCTATGACAGCGAGGCCGGACGCGCCGTCGCCGCGGCGATCACCGCGCTGATGCACGGTGAGGCCAACCGCGTCAGCGCCCTGATTGCCGCCGACCGCGGCCCCTTCGAGGGCGCCGCGATCAATCGGCAGCCGATGCTGCGCGTGATGCAGAAGCACCGCGCCCAGCTCGACCGCATCGACGCCGCCTACGTGCCCTATGAGCTGATGGAGACGACGCGCCGCGCCTGGGACGAGGTGATCGAGCTGGGCGGCAAGCACGGCTTCCGCAACGCTCAGGTCACGGTGCTGGCGCCCACCGGCACGATCGCCTTCATGATGGATTGCGACACCACGGGAGTCGAACCGGACATCGCGCTCGTCAAGTACAAGAAGCTCGTCGGCGGGGGCATGCTGAAGATCGTCAACAACACCGTGCCCGAGGCGCTGCGGCGGCTCGGTTATGCCGAGCACGAGACGCGCCAGATCATCGACTTCATCGATGCGCACGACGGCATCGAAGGCGCCCCGTCGATCAAGGAGGAGCACCTTCCGGTCTTCGACTGCGCCTTCCCCGCGCCGAAGGGCAAGCGGACGATCAACTACCTGGGCCATGTGCGGATGATGGCGGCCGTGCAGCCCTTCCTCTCGGGGGCGATCAGCAAGACGGTCAATATGCCGCACGACTGCACGCCGGCCGACATCGAGGACGCCTATCTGCAGGCCTGGCGGCTCGGTCTCAAGGCGCTGGCGGTCTACCGCGACGGCTGCAAGCGTACGCAGCCCTTGAGCACCAAGCGCGACGAGCAGCCGGCGGCCGAGACCGCCACGGTCAGCGGCAAGCTCGATCCGCGCACGGAGGCCAAGGGGCCACCGCAGGCCGTGCGGCACCGGCTACCGGCCGAGCGGCGCAGCCTGACGCATAAGTTCAGCATCGGCGGCCACGAAGGCTACCTGACCGTCGGGATGTATGAGGACGGACGGCCGGGCGAGATCTTCATCCGCATGGCCAAGGAGGGCAGCACGATCAGCGGGCTGGTCGACAGCTTCGCCACGGCGATCTCGCTGGCGCTGCAGCACGGCGTGCCGATCAAGCTCCTGGTCGACAAGTTCGCCCACACGCGCTTCGAGCCCTCGGGTTGGTCGGACAACAAGAAGATCAGCTACGCGAAGTCGATCATGGACTACATCTTCCGCTGGCTCGATCTGAAGTTCCCGGAGGGCCACTACGCCGATCAGCAGACGCTGCCGGGCATCGACGTCGAGTCGAAGCACGCCCCGCTGATCGAGCAGGTCGCCGGCCGGGCGCTCGATCCGGCGGACGACAGCCTCGGCCAGGATCAGGGCGGGCTGCTGCGCATCCCGTCGACGCAGATGTCGATGCTCTACGCGGCGCATAGTGCGCCCCCCTGTTCGGAGTGCGGCAGCATCGAGATGGTGCCCAACGGCACCTGCTACAAATGCCTCAACTGCGGCTCGACCAGCGGCTGCAGCTAG
- a CDS encoding metallophosphoesterase, which yields MLLLHLSDLHLSRYGERGDWSQPDEEEGWELVHQWQRWRIEGRRDRKGRPDKLRLLDPEGVVHQGRGWPARKDEKIISRLLALAMERHLTSAEALVTNRPTPEDLQALLRLDPTNTNLRFLQVVDQLLPLGPELIAVTGDTTDNGFGYRLLEHYLQPWIDRQRLFVVPGNHDTYEIMPRRGRRARIQAKGEQYRAFSQRIGNAPNAAGAYVRRIGDIAIVGLNSCNPLVGPLSASGEVAREQLVWLHELGRDPAFQQERLRLCLVHHHLLRMPFELGRRAPIEVGMRLRNAPEVMQTCSDAGIDIMLNGHRHHGYMVQLPGHPMVVSSPSSTLGCKSSDRRYVWLLDLAERHPYPVMHVFSDDPTLNDDDQSEAPSPTAPAATPDTPESPD from the coding sequence ATGCTGCTGCTCCACCTCAGCGACCTTCACCTCTCCCGCTACGGCGAACGTGGCGACTGGAGCCAGCCCGACGAAGAGGAGGGCTGGGAGCTCGTCCATCAATGGCAGCGCTGGCGCATCGAGGGTCGCCGCGATCGCAAGGGCCGGCCCGATAAGCTGCGCCTGCTCGACCCCGAGGGGGTCGTGCACCAGGGGCGCGGCTGGCCGGCGCGCAAAGACGAGAAGATCATCAGCCGCCTCCTGGCGCTGGCGATGGAGCGCCACCTGACCTCGGCCGAGGCGCTGGTGACCAATCGGCCGACGCCCGAGGACCTGCAGGCGCTGCTGCGCCTCGACCCGACCAACACCAACCTGCGCTTCCTCCAGGTCGTCGACCAGCTCCTGCCGCTCGGGCCCGAGCTGATCGCGGTCACCGGCGACACGACCGACAACGGCTTCGGCTACCGCCTGCTCGAGCACTACCTGCAGCCCTGGATCGACCGCCAGCGCCTCTTCGTCGTGCCCGGCAACCACGACACCTACGAGATCATGCCGCGGCGCGGACGGCGGGCGCGCATCCAGGCCAAGGGGGAGCAATACCGCGCCTTCAGCCAGCGCATCGGCAACGCGCCGAACGCGGCGGGGGCCTACGTGCGGCGCATCGGCGACATCGCGATCGTCGGCCTCAACTCCTGCAATCCCCTGGTCGGCCCGCTCTCGGCCAGCGGCGAGGTCGCGCGTGAGCAGCTCGTCTGGCTGCATGAGCTCGGGCGTGATCCGGCCTTCCAGCAGGAGCGGCTGCGCCTCTGCCTCGTCCACCACCACCTGCTGCGGATGCCCTTCGAGCTCGGTCGGCGCGCGCCGATCGAGGTCGGGATGCGGCTGCGCAATGCCCCGGAGGTGATGCAGACCTGCAGCGACGCCGGCATCGACATCATGCTCAACGGCCACCGCCACCATGGCTACATGGTCCAGCTCCCCGGCCACCCGATGGTCGTCTCCTCGCCATCGTCGACCCTCGGCTGCAAATCGAGCGACCGGCGTTATGTCTGGCTGCTCGACCTCGCCGAGCGCCACCCCTACCCGGTGATGCACGTCTTCAGCGACGATCCCACGCTCAACGACGACGACCAGAGCGAGGCGCCCAGCCCCACGGCGCCGGCGGCCACGCCGGATACGCCCGAGTCGCCGGATTGA
- a CDS encoding divergent polysaccharide deacetylase family protein, which produces MRRRCGLGRLLVPVGRAALVPLLGLALWLGLAHWLGLAHWLGPAHWGGLACDRAPWRVAAPAAPPATAPLPRCDRARPCLAIVIDDLGRALGPLRELLALPLPLTFALLPHARQTAASVALLRAAGREPWLHLPLEPQRSTAISDEPVVLGRGGRVAPVLAEALSRVSGAVGVNSHMGSAFSADPDAAARLLRELKRRRLPFLDSRTTSATVLCRVARRIGATCLERDVFLDDARDLVTVPERLGAALALARRRGWAVAIGHPKTSTIRALAAWARRDLGGVRVLPLSSIVAGARPGGP; this is translated from the coding sequence TTGAGGCGCCGGTGCGGGCTCGGCCGGCTGCTGGTGCCCGTCGGACGGGCAGCGCTCGTGCCGCTGCTGGGGCTGGCGCTCTGGCTGGGGCTGGCGCACTGGCTGGGGCTGGCGCACTGGCTGGGGCCGGCCCATTGGGGCGGCTTGGCCTGCGATCGCGCCCCGTGGCGGGTCGCCGCCCCCGCCGCGCCGCCCGCAACGGCGCCGCTGCCGCGCTGCGACCGCGCGCGCCCCTGCCTGGCGATTGTCATCGACGATCTCGGTCGCGCGCTCGGGCCGCTGCGCGAGCTGCTCGCCTTGCCGCTGCCGCTGACCTTCGCCCTCCTGCCCCACGCGCGGCAGACGGCGGCCAGCGTGGCCCTGCTGCGCGCGGCGGGGCGCGAGCCCTGGCTGCACCTGCCCCTCGAGCCGCAGCGCTCGACGGCGATCAGCGACGAGCCCGTCGTGCTGGGTCGCGGCGGCCGCGTGGCGCCGGTGCTGGCCGAGGCCTTGTCGCGGGTTTCCGGGGCCGTGGGGGTCAACAGCCATATGGGTTCTGCCTTCAGCGCCGACCCCGACGCCGCCGCCCGCTTGCTGCGGGAGCTCAAGCGCCGTCGCCTGCCCTTCCTCGACTCGCGGACCACCAGCGCGACCGTGCTCTGCCGCGTCGCCCGCCGGATCGGCGCCACCTGCCTCGAGCGCGACGTGTTCTTGGACGACGCGCGTGACCTTGTTACAGTCCCCGAACGACTGGGAGCGGCGCTCGCCTTGGCGCGGCGCCGAGGTTGGGCGGTGGCGATTGGCCACCCCAAGACCTCGACCATCCGGGCTCTGGCGGCTTGGGCTCGGCGCGACCTCGGCGGGGTGCGCGTTTTGCCCCTGTCGTCGATTGTCGCGGGTGCGCGGCCGGGTGGCCCTTGA